The following is a genomic window from Paenibacillus thiaminolyticus.
ACGACGACAATCGTGATGAAGATCGGGTACCTGATCGTGGAAAAAAAGGCGGATCCGTCACGCATTAAGGCGATCACCTTCAGCAGAGCGTCTGCGGCAGACATGAGGGAACGGTTCGCGCGGCTCTGTCCTGAGCTGCCGGTCCGCAGGGTCGATTTCTCGACGATTCACAGTCTGGCGTTCGCGGTCACCCGCGAGCATCTCCGGAATGCGCGCACTGATTTCCAGATCATCGAAGGGGATGTCGATCTGGGGAGCCGGGAAGAAGCCCCGATGGGAATGCCGGCTCTTCACAAAAAGCTCATCCTGCGCGAGCTATACAAGTCGATTGCAGGAGAACATATCGCCGATGATCAGATGGATGAATTAACGACCTATATCAGCTTTGTCAAAAATAAATTGCTTCCTTCGGATCAATGGGAGCGCGTCCCTTGCAGCGTGCCGAAGGCGGCGCATATCGCCCGGCAGTACGAGCAATTCAAGCGAACGGGAACGGACAAGCTTCTGCTTGATTACGACGATATGCTGACGGTAGCCTATAAGGCGTTCAGCCGTGACCGGAAGCTGCTGCAGCGGTACCAGTCCCGCTATGATTATATTTTGACCGATGAGAGCCAGGATACGTCGCTCGTGCAGCATGAGATTATCGGCCAGCTTGCCCAGCCGCACCGGAATCTGTGCGTTGTGGCTGACGATGATCAGAGCATTTATACGTGGCGGGCTGCGGAGCCGGATTATTTGCTTCAATTCAAGCAAGTATACCCTGATGCGAAGCTGCTGAAAATGGAGCAGAATTACCGCTCTTCCCGTAATATCGTCGAAGTCGCCAACCGCTTCATCATGCAGAACAAGCAGCGCTATGACAAGCAGATGTTCACGGCCAACCCGCCGCAGCGGCCGATTGCCCTCACGGAGGTCGCCGAATACGAGGATCAGGCCAAAAAAGTGGCGGAGCGCGTGTCCGCCATAGCCAATTTGCGCGATACGGCTGTCCTGTACCGGAACAATTCTTCTTCGATTGCGCTGATGAATGAGTTCGATCGCGCCGGCATCCCGTTTTTTATCCGTGACGGGGACAGCCGATTCTTCTCGCATTGGGTGGTCGAGGATGTGCTGAACTTCATGCGGATGGCGTTTACCGACCGGCGGCCTGATCTTTTGGAAAAAATCCATCTCAAGTTCAATGGCTACATCTCGAAGCAGCAAATGGCGGCATTGAAGGACATTCACAACGGCGAATCGGTCTTCGACAATTTGCTTCGCCATGTGCCGCTGCAGGACTACCAGATCAGTCTGCTGCAGGACGGCAAGGAGACCTTCGCCGGGCTGAAGGAGATGACCCCGCAAGCGGCTATCCGCGTTATCCGCACGAAGCTGGGCTATGACAAGGCCGTCGAGAAAACATGCGAGCGGCTCGGCTTCCGCAAAGAGTATATCGTCGGCATATTGAACACGCTGGACAATATCGCCGATGGCCTCGCCACACTGCCAGACTTCGCGGCACGTTTGAAGCGGCTGGAGGCGATCATGGACTCCGCCAAGCGGAACCGGGACGCTAACGCGGTCACGTTCGCTACGCTTCACAGCGCGAAGGGTCTGGAGTTCGAGCATGTGTTCATGATCGACCTGGTGGAAGGCATCATTCCTTCGCAGGAGGACATCCGCAGCTACGACAAAGGCGAGACCGCGGAGATGGAGGAAGCGGTCCGGCTATTCTATGTCGGCATGACGCGGGCAAAATCCCAGCTTGAACTGCTGTCCTACCGGGAGCGGGGCGGGGAGAAGGCGAAGCGTTCCCGGTTCGTGTCTTATGTGGAGAAGCTTCAGCCTGCGCCTGCGGCGAGCTCGGCGCAGGCGGTGACTGTGTCCGTACCGCAGGCAGGAGCGGCTTCTATCATCCCGAATGCGGTTCGGACATGGAGCGGGATCGGGGCCGGAACGAAGGTGAAGCATTCCACCTTCGGCCCGGGCGAGATTATCAGCCTGGACGAAGAGGCTGTCGAGATTCAATTCGCGGGCGAGCGGAAGCGGCTGTCCGCTTCCACTTGCTTGAGCCGCGGGCTATTGGCGTTGGCGGAAGAAGCCGTCCCTCCGCGCGGATAATGGGCGAGGCGGCCCGGCGTATCCAGTGCATGCTGAAGGCGGCCCGTGCGCCTCACGTATACTGGAGGGCCGAGCCATTCGTCGGCACAAGCCGAGGGCGCCTTTTCCTCTACGGAAGACATGGTCTAGCTGGACACTGCGTGCGTGCGCCGCTTCCGCCTTACCCCGGCCTGCTCGGCATCCCAGCGGAAGGTCAGTATCGCAATGGTCATGCAGAGCACGGTGAATCCGGCCAGGATGGCGAGCGGCTCCCAGACCAAGGCGGACGCTGTGTCGGCATGAATGGCAGCGCCCATCGCCTTGACGAAGTAGTGGAAGGGCTGGAGCGAGGCGATGATGCGTACCCATTCTGGGGCGCCATCCAGACGAAAGAATGCTTCGCTCGTGAACAGCATCGGGAAGCTCATCAAGTTCGAGATCATGTTGACATTGCCCTCGTCGCGCGACAGATTCGCCGCGATATAACCGATGGCCGTGAAGCACACCGTCCCGACGAGCAGCACGAGGAACATCAGTCCGACACTCGCAACATGCAGCGTAACTCCCAGCATGAGGACGGCCATCGTGATGATGCAGCAGCTGACGACCAGCGTCAGCGCAGTCCGCGCGCCGGTCATGGCCCCGATGAACGCCGCGGTAGAGAACGGGGTGGCGCGCAGCAGCTTATAGATCCCCCGATTGCGGTGGGCCATCACATAGAAGGCCGTGACCATCGTCGCGCCGAACAGCACATTCATCGTGAGTACGCCTGCCAGCAGCCGCCCGGAATAGGCCGCGTCATCGAAATAAATTCCAAGACCCGCCAACAACGCCAGCGGAAAAGCAATGGTCCAAAACAGCGTATGAATATCGCGAAAAATCCCGAAGACCAGTGTCCGGAAAATCGTAATCATCGCTAAAATTTCCTCCTTGAGAGTGGATTCGGGCGGACGGCTCAGTTTTCCGCCAGCCGCAGGTACAGCTCCTCCAGACTGTCCGCCTCGTATGCCGTGAGCAGTTCCTCCGGCGTCCCGGCGGCCTGAATGACGCCCCGGTTCATCATGATGATGCGCGACGCGAGCTTATACACCTCTTCCATATCGTGCGAGGTGAAGACGATAGAGGTACCGCCCTCCGCGAGGGAATGAATTAATTCCCGAATGTCGCGCCGTGCGCGCGGGTCGAGCGCCGCCGTCGGCTCATCGAGGAACAGGAGCGCCGGATGGTGCACAAGCGCCATGGCGATGGCGAGCCGCTTCTGTTGGCCGCCGGACAGACGTGCCGCATCGGTTCGGGCGGCCTCGCCAAGTCCGCAGCGCCGCAGATGCTCCATCAGAATGCGGTCGGGCATCCGGCAGCCATAAAAAGCGGCGAACATACGCAAATTTTCCAAAGCGTTAAAACCGGGAAAGAACGGAGTCGACTGCAGCTGCAGCCCAATATGGCGATAGGGATCTGCGGTCCAATAGCTGATCTGTCCCTGATCCGGCCGCCGCAGGCCAAGCAGCAAATCAAGCGTTGTCGATTTCCCGGCTCCATTCGCTCCAATGATGGCAAGCACCTCCCCCTGCCGAATCGTCACGTCCACGCCGTTCACTACAGTACGGCGTCCGAACGCTTTGACGAGCCCCGCCGCTTCGATTAAGACGTTTGCTTGCATGGTCATGAACTGCTCATCTCCTTTTTTATTTAGCCAATGTTTTATATCCAATATTGGATATATTCGTGAAAGGAAAGCCGCTCGTTCCGGAATACGGATGATACGGCAAGGCTATGGCAAGAAGATTTCTCCCTGTTACTGCTGCATCAGTGCGATGACTTTGCGGAGATAGGCGATATCCAGCTCCAGCAGTGCGATCGCATTGTCGAACGAAGCTTCCGCGATAGGGGGGAGCCCGTATTGACGCTTAATCTCCTTCCCTAGCTTCCACTGCTCCAGCGTTGCCTCCAGTTCCTTCACATTCTGCTCCAGCAGCGGCTTCGCTTCTTCCCGGGGAATCTCGTCAATCCAGGTCAGTCCGAGCACGAAATCAGACTTAACCGAATGGGGCGCAAGAGTCAGCGATTCCCGCACCTTCTCTTTGAAGTACCGCTCGCCCTGTTCCGTGATGGCATAAATTTTGCGCAGGCGGGCTCCGGTCCGTTCCTCCGCCTCCGTCCGAATCAGCCCTTCTTTCTCCATCTTGTTCAAGGAGTAATAGATCGAGCCGGACAACACATTTGTCCACACATCGACGCGACTGGTCTGGATCGTCTGTTGAATTTCATAACCGTGCATCGGCCGCTGGCGCAGTAAGGAGAGAATAATCAAGTCGGTCACAATGCGTGAGCTCCCTTCCAATTGTGCAATAAATAATGATTGGTTTGATACAACATTGGATACCCAACATTGGCTATTTGGTCGATACCTGAATTATAGGGCGCGGGATGACTGTTGTCAATCCGCTTTCTGTTGTCCAATATCCCAACCGCTCAGGGATGCGTTCCCGGAAGAGCATTTTTCGTGTCGATAACCCCCATTAATTTCCCCCCCTCTCGCAAAACGCAGATTACGTCACTTAGGTATCGCATGAGTGTGATAAGCAGCCTCTCGTCTCATCTATCTGTAACATTATATTCCTGTCTGCGCTCCCTGCTCCATTTTTCTAATATAGTGTGCCATCTCATTTCGGGCTGCTGTCAGTACCGAGCGGTATTTTATAACGTTAATCTTGTGCATCATTAATGAAAATTGATCTACGATGTAATCATTTCGAGGCTGAGGTATGGAGATAGGTGGCCCGAGACTGATTAGCTTATGGAGAGCCTGAATCGATGGGAGAGTGCAGATACAGGCTGCGACAGACCGACAGATGCATCAGAATTTTTCACTTTAATCGACCATGCAGGTCCGCAGCATATTAGCAGGTTCTGCCAACTTCCGAACATAGAGGCATGAGGCTGAACCATCTGCCGCTTACACAGTAATGTATAATGAGAAATAGATTTGATGTTCATGGAAAGAGGGATAGCAATGTCACAGGTTGAGACCTACGGATTGTTCATTAACGGCGAGTGGAGGGTGACGGAGCAGACCACACCGCTGTTCGCCCCCTATGATGGGGCGCTGCTGGCCCGAATCAGCCAGGCCGGCGAGGCCGAGCTGGAGGAGGCGATCGCCGGGGCGCAGCGGGCGGCGGTCAAGATGAGGGCGATGCCCGCCCATGCCCGGGCCGATATTTTGCTGAAGGCGGTCGAGCAGATGACCGAACGCAAGGAGGAACTGGCCCGGCAGTTGGCCCAGGAAGCGGGTAAGCCGATTCGGGCTGCGCGAGCCGAGATGGAGCGGACGATTACAACGTACCGGTTCGCGGCGGAAGAGGCGAAGCGTCTCTACGGCGAGACGATCCCGATGGATGCGGCGC
Proteins encoded in this region:
- a CDS encoding ABC transporter permease — protein: MITIFRTLVFGIFRDIHTLFWTIAFPLALLAGLGIYFDDAAYSGRLLAGVLTMNVLFGATMVTAFYVMAHRNRGIYKLLRATPFSTAAFIGAMTGARTALTLVVSCCIITMAVLMLGVTLHVASVGLMFLVLLVGTVCFTAIGYIAANLSRDEGNVNMISNLMSFPMLFTSEAFFRLDGAPEWVRIIASLQPFHYFVKAMGAAIHADTASALVWEPLAILAGFTVLCMTIAILTFRWDAEQAGVRRKRRTHAVSS
- a CDS encoding ABC transporter ATP-binding protein, whose product is MTMQANVLIEAAGLVKAFGRRTVVNGVDVTIRQGEVLAIIGANGAGKSTTLDLLLGLRRPDQGQISYWTADPYRHIGLQLQSTPFFPGFNALENLRMFAAFYGCRMPDRILMEHLRRCGLGEAARTDAARLSGGQQKRLAIAMALVHHPALLFLDEPTAALDPRARRDIRELIHSLAEGGTSIVFTSHDMEEVYKLASRIIMMNRGVIQAAGTPEELLTAYEADSLEELYLRLAEN
- a CDS encoding ATP-dependent helicase — translated: MQEKEGFLASKRREGIVLNTVQTEAVLHTDGPMLLLASPGSGKTTTIVMKIGYLIVEKKADPSRIKAITFSRASAADMRERFARLCPELPVRRVDFSTIHSLAFAVTREHLRNARTDFQIIEGDVDLGSREEAPMGMPALHKKLILRELYKSIAGEHIADDQMDELTTYISFVKNKLLPSDQWERVPCSVPKAAHIARQYEQFKRTGTDKLLLDYDDMLTVAYKAFSRDRKLLQRYQSRYDYILTDESQDTSLVQHEIIGQLAQPHRNLCVVADDDQSIYTWRAAEPDYLLQFKQVYPDAKLLKMEQNYRSSRNIVEVANRFIMQNKQRYDKQMFTANPPQRPIALTEVAEYEDQAKKVAERVSAIANLRDTAVLYRNNSSSIALMNEFDRAGIPFFIRDGDSRFFSHWVVEDVLNFMRMAFTDRRPDLLEKIHLKFNGYISKQQMAALKDIHNGESVFDNLLRHVPLQDYQISLLQDGKETFAGLKEMTPQAAIRVIRTKLGYDKAVEKTCERLGFRKEYIVGILNTLDNIADGLATLPDFAARLKRLEAIMDSAKRNRDANAVTFATLHSAKGLEFEHVFMIDLVEGIIPSQEDIRSYDKGETAEMEEAVRLFYVGMTRAKSQLELLSYRERGGEKAKRSRFVSYVEKLQPAPAASSAQAVTVSVPQAGAASIIPNAVRTWSGIGAGTKVKHSTFGPGEIISLDEEAVEIQFAGERKRLSASTCLSRGLLALAEEAVPPRG
- a CDS encoding PadR family transcriptional regulator, coding for MTDLIILSLLRQRPMHGYEIQQTIQTSRVDVWTNVLSGSIYYSLNKMEKEGLIRTEAEERTGARLRKIYAITEQGERYFKEKVRESLTLAPHSVKSDFVLGLTWIDEIPREEAKPLLEQNVKELEATLEQWKLGKEIKRQYGLPPIAEASFDNAIALLELDIAYLRKVIALMQQ